One Rubritalea squalenifaciens DSM 18772 genomic region harbors:
- a CDS encoding prepilin-type N-terminal cleavage/methylation domain-containing protein encodes MKNPIHPRSRKGFTLVELLVVIAIIAALAAISIPGVNAIMRNARVTEGQKMAKDLVFSIESFEKDYDYLPYPANESAPDSDTKYVLNLGGDLLNVLVGGEDEVNTKSTAYFNVRQTDKKTNGLEYSGDKPVALWDPFGSPFEVLIDYDYDKELSPMEIHQKISKDRNGANLTIRGESAIAASPGANEDWNYSDWNENHAITTW; translated from the coding sequence ATGAAAAATCCAATCCATCCACGTAGCCGCAAGGGATTCACACTTGTCGAGCTTCTCGTCGTTATTGCCATCATTGCCGCATTGGCAGCTATTTCCATTCCTGGTGTGAACGCAATTATGAGAAACGCCAGAGTCACCGAAGGTCAAAAGATGGCTAAAGACCTCGTATTCTCGATTGAGAGTTTTGAGAAAGATTACGATTACCTTCCTTACCCAGCCAACGAATCAGCCCCAGATAGCGACACCAAGTATGTCCTCAACCTTGGCGGCGACTTGCTCAATGTTCTCGTCGGTGGTGAAGACGAGGTAAACACCAAGAGCACTGCCTATTTTAACGTCAGACAAACTGACAAAAAGACCAACGGCCTTGAATACAGCGGCGACAAACCTGTCGCGCTCTGGGATCCATTTGGCAGCCCATTCGAAGTCCTGATCGACTATGATTATGACAAAGAGCTGAGCCCAATGGAAATCCATCAGAAAATCAGCAAAGACAGAAACGGTGCTAACCTTACGATCCGTGGAGAAAGCGCCATCGCCGCCTCTCCAGGTGCCAACGAAGACTGGAACTACTCTGACTGGAACGAAAACCACGCGATCACTACTTGGTAA